A region of Dictyostelium discoideum AX4 chromosome 1 chromosome, whole genome shotgun sequence DNA encodes the following proteins:
- the ate1 gene encoding hypothetical protein, protein MERFLMQSSLSTSSLIYPHGSYDSSCNYCDAGEDKKGRICYGMVADQLTCEDYQLLIDQGWRRSGTFLYKPNNSDKKTCCPQYTIRLDTSSFKPSKDNKSTIKKFNNYILNNIIKEKDSSTTSTTKDIINTTQIKSNTKNNNNKTNDENIIKLNNDIIEIILNNEFINKFNEQDKKILKENLKIKINSNKMIKETGSYSLSFGIFNKYRSELNQHSITIDQIINFTILEFNKTINNSDYQFNLEKGQNNHINFKMINSSQILNDSTKTKTLNIQNNSNKNSTTTATTATTTTTTTNEPKHKFEISIHKPKCTDEVFSLYCKYQKIIHKEDDEKTKSGFKRFLVDSPLIPIIHPDESYDDYVYDGKDDDDDDDDKDEKEDDEDEDQEDDEDEDDGNNEDEKKITKENKEKEIKNHIYKIGKKSKTLKTRKFGEIKTPKPGYGSFHQYYRLDGKLVGVGVIDILPECLSSVYFFYDPDFNFLSLGKYSALNEIEWVQKVSQSIPQLKYYYMGYYIHSCQKMKYKANYQPSQLLCLETFKWVEFKKAISFLQPDKKYSRFYFDENENNNNEKLTYFEKEPELLERVKFRQKNFTFHFSDVSVRFQNLLKDQVIDYINHVGPELTKELIFYFK, encoded by the coding sequence atggaaagaTTTTTAATGCAATCATCTTTATCAACGTCATCATTAATATATCCACATGGTAGTTATGATAGTTCATGTAATTATTGTGATGCTGGAGAAGATAAAAAAGGTAGAATTTGTTATGGTATGGTTGCAGATCAATTAACTTGTGAAGATTATCAACTGTTAATTGATCAGGGTTGGCGCAGATCAGGtacatttttatataaaccTAATAACTCTGATAAAAAGACTTGTTGTCCACAATACACAATTAGATTAGACACTTCATCATTTAAACCttcaaaagataataaatcaacaattaaaaaatttaataattatattttaaataatattattaaagaaaaagattcaTCAACTACTTCCACAACTAAAGATATCATTAATACTAcacaaattaaatcaaacactaaaaataataataataaaaccaacgatgaaaatataattaaattaaataatgatattattgaaataattttaaataatgaatttattaataaatttaatgaacaagataaaaagattttaaaagagaatttaaagattaaaatcaactctaataaaatgataaaagaAACTGGTAGttattcattatcatttggtatctttaataaatatagatCAGAATTGAATCAACACTCAATTACAATTgatcaaattattaatttcacaattttagaatttaataaaactataaacaATAGTGAttatcaatttaatttagaGAAAGGTCAAAATAAtcatatcaattttaaaatgattaattcATCACAAATTCTTAATGATTctacaaaaacaaaaacattaaatattcaaaataatagtaataaaaattcaacaacaacagcaacaacagcaacaacaacaacaacaacaacaaatgaacCAAAacataaatttgaaatttcaattcatAAACCAAAATGTACAGATGAAGTATTCTCTTTATATtgtaaatatcaaaaaataattcataaagaagatgatgaaaaaaCTAAATCAGGTTTTAAAAGATTTCTTGTTGACTCACCTTTAATACCAATCATTCATCCTGATGAATCTTATGACGACTATGTTTATGATggtaaagatgatgatgatgatgatgatgataaagatgaaaaagaagatgatgaagatgaagatcaagaagatgatgaggatgaagatgatggaAATAATGaggatgaaaaaaaaataacaaaagaaaataaagaaaaagaaattaaaaatcatatttataaaattgggaaaaaatcaaaaacattaaaaactagaaaatttggtgaaattaaaacaCCAAAACCAGGTTATGGTAGTTTTCATCAATACTATAGATTGGATGGTAAACTTGTTGGTGTAGGTGTAATTGATATTTTACCAGAATGTTTATCAAGtgtatactttttttatgatCCAGACTTTAACTTTTTGTCACTTGGTAAATATTCAGCATTGAATGAAATTGAATGGGTTCAAAAAGTTAGTCAATCAATACCacaattgaaatattattatatgggTTATTATATTCATAGTTgtcaaaaaatgaaatataaaGCAAACTATCAACCATCTCAATTACTTTGTTTAGAAACTTTTAAATgggttgaatttaaaaaagcaatatcttttttacaaccagataaaaaatattcaagattttattttgatgaaaatgaaaataataataatgaaaaattaacttATTTTGAAAAGGAACCAGAATTATTAGAACGAGTTAAATTTAGACAAAAGAATTTCACCTTTCACTTTTCTGATGTTAGTGTTagatttcaaaatttattaaaggaCCAAGTGATTGATTATATAAATCATGTAGGTCCTGAATTaacaaaagaattaattttctattttaaataa
- the abcG23 gene encoding ABC transporter G family protein produces MGDNIVINLNNVSRSYGNVKVIEKLNFTINKGTINSLIGSSGSGKTTILKTILGKLKQDDGIVQVFGKEPCGKGSEIPGSSVGYAPQDVCLYNEITIEETLSFFASIHRMPKDEYIKKRDSLVEILELPSLSKIISELSGGQQRRVSLATALIHSPKLLILDEPTVGVCPLVSSKIWEHLIFLTKNFGVTIIITTHYLQECRSCDNIFLLRNGRILESGPPNYLLSKYECSLLEDVYYKLCRGDEEISLQLIDSKNNEKINRDINTSIPLEFISNGANINNDDILISNTNKPIIKKDAKIYKERLSDFKNKLQIWFSHSITISIRKLTQMYRLKFPLVFEIISPSLLITLFFLAIGNVPHDLKFGIKNIDSGSLSGDFINALSDGNNIFNFIQINDTSNAIQMIESSDLWGLIDIPVNFTNGMINKLFNPLEKSFENSEMEIYMDLSNFQMNLMVDVQFQKAFNKIANDSGIKLLPTNFHAVYGDQNANFNWFLAPAMICIITYVHCMNFLSITFVREKNDGTRDRILLYGVSPVSNVLGHILAHIPILLVQFSIQLLIAVFAFGVPIKGNIVLIYLFFILINTVGMCQGILISLISKAEVDAVQLCLAIFICSLCMAGIIWPTEAIITFGWISNLVPTKWSGLALRGIMIKDLPFSHQHIWKSLIIIISYIIGTFSLIVISTPIGDRNFNFKKLFKRIKK; encoded by the exons atgggTGATAATATagttataaatttaaataatgtttcAAGGAGTTATGGTAATGTAAaagtaattgaaaaattaaattttacaatCAATAAAGGTACcataaattcattaattggtTCGTCAGGTAGTGGAAAGACAACAATTTTgaaa acaATTTTAGGAAAACTAAAACAAGATGATGGAATAGTTCAGGTTTTTGGAAAGGAACCATGTGGAAAAGGTAGTGAAATACCTGGTTCATCAGTTGGCTATGCACCTCAAGATGTTTGTTTatataatgaaattacaattgaagaaactttatcattttttgcATCTATTCATAGAATGCCAAAAGatgaatatattaaaaaaagagattcaTTAGTGGAAATTTTAGAATTACCAAGTCTATCAAAAATCATATCTGAATTAAGCGGAGGTCAACAAAGAAGAGTTTCACTTGCAACTGCATTAATACATTCTCctaaattattgattttagatga accAACAGTTGGAGTATGTCCATTGGTATCTTCAAAAATTTGggaacatttaatttttttaacaaaaaattttGGTGTTACAATTATAATTACTACACATTATTTACAAGAATGTAGGTCGTgtgataatatatttttattaagaaATGGTAGAATTCTTGAAAGTGGACCACCCAATTATTTACTTTCAAAATATGAATGTTCATTATTAGAAGATGTATATTATAAACTATGTAGAGGTGATGAAGAAATTTCTTTACAATTAATAGATTCaaaaaacaatgaaaaaattaatagagaTATCAATACTTCAATACCGCTTGAATTTATATCAAATGGTGCaaacattaataatgatgatattttaatttcaaatacaaACAAgccaataattaaaaaagatgcAAAAATCTATAAAGAGAGGTTGagtgattttaaaaataaattacaaatttggTTTTCACACTCAATAACAATTTCTATAAGAAAGTTAACTCAAATGTATAGATTAAAATTTCCTTtagtttttgaaattatt tcaCCTTCACTTTTAATAACATTATTTTTCTTAGCAATAGGTAATGTACCacatgatttaaaatttggtattaaaaatatagatAGTGGCAGTTTATCAGGTGATTTTATAAATGCTTTATCAGatggaaataatattttcaattttattcaaataaatgaTACTTCAAATGCAATTCAAATGATAGAATCTAGTGATCTGTGGGGTTTAATAGATATTCCTGTTAATTTTACTAATGGTATGAttaacaaattatttaacCCATTAgaaaaatcatttgaaaattcagAGATGGAAATTTATATGGATTTGtcaaattttcaaatgaatttaatggttgatgttcaatttcaaaaagcatttaataaaatagcTAATGACTCtggaataaaattattaccaactAATTTTCATGCAGTTTATGGTGACCAAAATGCAAACTTCAATTGGTTTTTAGCACCAGCAAtgatttgtattattacatATGTTCATTGTATGAATTTCTTATCAATAACATTTGTAAGGGAAAAGAATGATGGAACTAGAGatagaattttattatatggtGTTTCACCAGTTTCAAACGTGTTGGGTCACATTTTAGCTCATATTCCAATATTATTAGTTCAATTTTCAATTCAATTGTTAATTGCAGTTTTTGCATTTGGTGTTCCAATAAAAGGAAATATAGTTTTAATAtatcttttctttattttaattaatacagTTGGTATGTGTCAAGGTATATTAATCAGCCTTATTAGTAAAGCTGAGGTGGATGCAGTTCAATTATGTTTAgcaattttcatttgttcTCTTTGTATGGCTGGTATCATTTGGCCAACTGAAGCAATTATAACTTTTGGATGGATATCAAATTTGGTTCCAACAAAATGGAGTGGTTTAGCATTACGTGGTATAATGATTAAAGATTTACCATTCTCGCATCAACATATTTGgaaatcattaattataatcattTCATATATAATAGGAACATTCTCTTTGATTGTAATATCAACACCTATTGGTGatagaaattttaattttaaaaaattgtttaaaagaataaaaaaataa
- the wdr75 gene encoding U3 small nucleolar ribonucleoprotein: protein MVVAKSTTTATTTPTTKVVPSEKKSKGNVATTTSKVVPSEKKEKSSTKSSSTKVTTITPTPTPTLTPTPTPTSTPKPEPIIEEKPYTRPVSTLPEEKINETEWFNMKIKSGGSFTKNSPLLIDSNNLLLSNNNTIKIYNPITGGLKSETSLESNDDTITHITSTYKNSKMTIYLSTEMGKFYTFDLKNKSIEPLSNKIYNKGIVKFVVSPNEKNQIYFINNDGDLCEYNEKVNFQPIKINELLKNLQFISISNNGKFLVTGTKSFIQVLNLSTTTIQPSKYYKSEYQITSFSILPKSNNISVNNNNSNSNNSNNNEIIISFGTTLGRLNFINYNSENGQWNFNSYNHWHSTPLISSFYNYDGTMLFTGGYENTLAIWTVSNMRRKVFPRLGGAILHINCDPASQLIAITLSNNKVQIINISDYKSCSIITGLQDNKNSINNNNNNNNNNNNNNNNNNNNNNNNKNKITSFIEPISNNLIFSGQKNGIVQFYNIKKDRVEREIIVSPPRNTDISTKKSKGQNLKNGFDANKLSLEQSLVEPLAFHPSKPLFCSFESFSSVDKIESGVVLKDQILKFWETSNDNNCKCVFSITSPHSTNILSMSFHPTKNLLLTTSEKDFKLWRKQSMEAIDGTANNNNNNNNKTNIKSYWTCIYDGSYRGLVCSASAFSKDGSIFAVACDHLVTLWDSESMLPLDILSFSSCHIANELSFLNDNELLVSYKENGAIVWDIKKKSPVKVYTFPIKPISVCDEYYSLCPSTSRDRLMIFSSTSHQLLFTTQVPIPKSQVIEQVLFSKDQQSYDCILCITNETLVYGYSTFKDTNKIIPTTTTTTTTNTTNTTNTTTVNKRQKIEKPTTSPSTTTTTTTTTTDNNTSKDSLYIGNEIFTQLPSTQEMFGAASHIIPSVQNIYQKYMDSILVNSSNLVNSTTTKKEQDTINNVDTEIKNNNNIEKEENNKKKQSSQQLNKFSSMKNFFDNLEEPIEETTTGATIASSAATKETKTNSTSTSSVKKRKGSE, encoded by the exons ATGGTAGTtgcaaaatcaacaacaacagcaacaacaacaccaactacTAAAGTAGTACCATcagaaaagaaatcaaaaggAAATGttgcaacaacaacttcaaaagTAGTACCatcagaaaaaaaagaaaaatcatCAACTAAATCCTCCTCAACAAAAGTTACCACTAttacaccaacaccaacaccaacactaacaccaacaccaacaccaacatcaacaccaaaaCCAGAACCAATTATTGAAGAGAAACCATATACACGTCCAGTTTCAACTTTACCagaagaaaaaattaatgaaacagAATGGTTTaatatgaaaattaaatctgGTGGTTCATTTACTAAAAATTCACcacttttaattgattcaaa taatttattattatcaaataataatacaattaaaatttataatccAATTACAGGTGGATTAAAATCAGAAACATCATTAGAATCAAATGATGATACTATTACACATATAACATCAAcatataaaaattcaaaaatgacaatttatttatcaaCAGAGATGGGTAAATTCTAtacatttgatttaaaaaataaatcaattgaaccattatcaaataaaatctatAACAAAGGTATAGTTAAATTTGTAGTTTcaccaaatgaaaaaaatcaaatttattttataaataatgatggtgatttatgtgaatataatgaaaaagtAAACTTtcaaccaattaaaattaatgaattattaaagaatttacaattcatttcaatttcaaataatggtaaattcTTAGTAACCGGtacaaaatcatttattcaagttttaaatctttcaacaacaacaattcaaccaagtaaatattataaatctGAATATCAAATtacatcattttcaattttaccaaaatcaaataatatcagtgtcaacaataataatagcaatagcaataatagtaataataatgaaattataatttcatttggtaCAACATTAGGtagattaaattttataaattataatagtgAAAATGGTCAATGgaattttaattcatataATCATTGGCATTCAACACCATTGATTTCATCATTTTACAATTATGATGGTACAATGTTATTCACAGGTGGTTATGAAAATACACTTGCAATTTGGACAGTTTCAAATATGAGAAGAAAAGTATTCCCACGTTTAGGTGGTGCTATACTTCATATTAATTGTGATCCAGCTTCACAATTAATAGCTATTAccttatcaaataataaagttcaaattataaatatttcagATTATAAATCATGTTCAATTATAACTGGTTtacaagataataaaaatagtataaataataataataataataataataataacaacaacaacaacaacaacaacaacaataataataataataataaaaataaaattacaagttttattgaaccaatttcaaataatttaatatttagtGGTCAAAAGAATGGTATTGtacaattttataatattaaaaaagatagagTTGAAAGAGAGATTATAGTATCACCACCAAGAAATACAGATATTAGTACAAAGAAATCTAAAggtcaaaatttaaaaaatggttttgatgcaaataaattatcattggAACAATCATTGGTTGAACCATTAGCATTCCATCCATCAAAACCATTATTTTGTtcatttgaatcattttcaaGTGTAGATAAAATTGAAAGTGGTGTAGTTTTAAAGGATCAAATCTTAAAGTTTTGGGAAacttcaaatgataataattgtaaatgtGTTTTCTCAATCACTTCACCACATAGCActaatattttatcaatGTCATTCCATCCAACAAAGAATCTCCTTTTAACAACATCTGAAAAGGATTTTAAACTTTGGAGAAAACAATCAATGGAAGCAATCGATGGTACtgccaataataataataataataataataaaacaaatattaaatcctATTGGACTTGTATTTATGATGGTTCATATCGTGGTTTAGTTTGTTCCGCTTCTGCTTTCTCAAAAGATGGTTCAATTTTCGCTGTTGCTTGTGATCATTTAGTTACATTATGGGATAGTGAATCAATGTTACCATTGGATATCTTATCATTCTCTTCATGTCATATCGCTAATGAATTATCATTCCTCAATGATAATGAACTTTTAGTATCCTACAAAGAGAACGGTGCTATTGTTTGggatattaaaaagaaatcaccTGTCAAAGTTTACACTTTCccaattaaaccaatttcaGTTTGTGATGAATATTACTCTCTCTGTCCTTCAACTTCTAGAGATCGTTTAATGATTTTCTCTAGTACCTCTCATCAACTCTTATTCACAACTCAAGTACCAATTCCAAAGAGTCAAGTAATTGAACAAGTTTTATTCTCAAAAGATCAACAAAGCTATGATTGTATTCTTTGTATTACAAATGAAACTTTAGTTTATGGTTATTCAACTTTTAAagatacaaataaaattataccaacaacaacaacaacaacaacaacaaatactaCAAATACTACAAATACTACAACTGTTAATAAAAGACAAAAGATCGAAAAACCAACAACATCTCCTTCAACTACTAccacaactactactaccacaaCAGATAACAATACTTCAAAGGATTCTTTATATATTGGAAATGAAATTTTCACTCAATTACCATCAACTCAAGAAATGTTTGGTGCTGCTTCTCATATTATTCCAAGCgttcaaaatatttatcaaaaatataTGGATTCAATTTTAGTAAATTCAAGCAATTTAgtaaattcaacaacaacaaagaaaGAACAAGATACCATAAACAATGTAGATacagaaattaaaaacaataataatatagaaaaagaagaaaataataaaaagaaacaatcATCACAACAACTTAATAAATTCTCTTCAATGAAAAacttttttgataatttagaaGAACCAATTGAAGAAACTACCACCGGCGCAACTATTGCATCTTCTGCTGCAACTAAAGAAActaaaacaaattcaacctCAACCTCTTCtgtaaagaaaagaaaaggtTCAGAATAA